One region of Microbacterium sp. M28 genomic DNA includes:
- a CDS encoding alpha/beta hydrolase has translation MSIEIRGPLNLPALREDVELRTADGLRLVGELAMPVERPPVATLVTLHPLPTAGGCMDSHIIRKTASRLPALADLAVLRFNTRGTSSPRGTSDGTFDGGGGERLDVAAAMDFVHERGLPTPWLLGWSFGTDLAVKYGLEHDVVGAILLSPPLHRASAAEVAAWAGDPRRVIALIPELDDYLPPERAREGFASIPDAVLIEVEGGRHLWVGESQTRRVMTEIVAAVNPQALPLPTVWSS, from the coding sequence ATGAGCATCGAGATCCGCGGGCCGCTGAATCTGCCGGCGCTCCGAGAGGATGTCGAACTGCGCACCGCGGACGGGCTCAGACTGGTGGGCGAGTTGGCGATGCCCGTCGAGCGTCCCCCGGTCGCGACGCTCGTCACGCTGCATCCTCTTCCGACCGCCGGCGGGTGCATGGACTCCCACATCATCCGCAAGACCGCTTCGCGGTTGCCGGCCCTCGCCGATCTCGCCGTCCTGCGGTTCAACACGCGCGGCACGTCGTCGCCACGAGGCACGAGCGACGGGACGTTCGACGGCGGCGGGGGCGAGCGCCTGGACGTCGCGGCGGCCATGGACTTCGTGCATGAGCGGGGACTGCCGACGCCGTGGTTGCTCGGCTGGTCATTCGGGACCGATCTCGCGGTGAAGTACGGTCTCGAGCACGATGTCGTCGGAGCCATCCTCCTGTCGCCTCCGCTGCACCGCGCGAGTGCCGCAGAGGTCGCGGCCTGGGCGGGCGACCCGCGTCGGGTGATCGCCCTGATCCCCGAACTGGACGACTATCTGCCGCCTGAGCGGGCGCGCGAAGGCTTCGCCTCGATCCCGGATGCGGTACTGATCGAGGTCGAGGGGGGCAGGCATCTGTGGGTGGGGGAGAGTCAGACCCGCCGGGTGATGACCGAGATCGTCGCGGCGGTCAACCCGCAGGCACTGCCCCTACCGACCGTGTGGTCCTCCTGA
- a CDS encoding lytic transglycosylase domain-containing protein, translating into MSSPHESEEIVPAAGHGRSDILSTDRRAASSRARWSRRRGVAATLASLAVVGFAAAIVAPTGFALADPVDAAQAQTTVYSLAAEDSQDLRVTVEGTAFAPVDRGTYEVYIKPKPTPTPTPKPASSGSSSSGSGSGSGSGSGSRPQYTGGGSPAEWMAAAGIAQSDWGYVDYIVSKESGWNPNATNKSSGACGLVQALPCSKVPGNGYDPVDNLRWGNGYAIGRYGSWASAYNFWRSNHWW; encoded by the coding sequence GTGAGTTCACCCCACGAGTCAGAAGAGATCGTCCCGGCAGCCGGCCACGGCCGCTCCGACATCCTCTCCACGGACAGGCGCGCGGCGAGCAGCCGTGCGCGGTGGTCGCGTCGACGCGGTGTCGCAGCCACGCTCGCATCGCTCGCCGTCGTCGGATTCGCAGCGGCGATCGTCGCCCCGACCGGGTTCGCCCTGGCCGACCCCGTGGATGCGGCGCAGGCCCAGACGACGGTGTACTCACTGGCGGCCGAGGACTCGCAGGATCTGCGTGTGACGGTCGAGGGCACGGCGTTCGCTCCCGTCGATCGCGGCACCTATGAGGTCTACATCAAGCCGAAGCCCACGCCGACGCCGACTCCGAAGCCGGCCTCGTCCGGCTCCTCCAGCAGCGGCAGCGGCAGCGGCAGCGGCAGCGGCAGCGGCAGCCGACCGCAGTACACCGGCGGCGGATCGCCGGCCGAGTGGATGGCGGCAGCAGGCATCGCCCAGAGCGACTGGGGCTACGTCGACTACATCGTCTCCAAGGAGAGCGGCTGGAACCCGAACGCGACCAACAAGTCGTCCGGCGCCTGCGGTCTCGTCCAGGCTCTTCCCTGCAGCAAGGTTCCCGGCAACGGCTACGACCCGGTCGACAACCTCCGCTGGGGCAACGGCTACGCCATCGGCCGCTACGGCAGCTGGGCGAGCGCGTACAACTTCTGGCGGAGCAACCACTGGTGGTGA
- a CDS encoding glycosyl transferase has translation MRFVWAVVAFVLATLLIGAGIAQRTLFMGPSSEELVLETSQPEPYTLIDGAVLRTQPGLQSLIIRGDGELFAAYGRTADMEAWLSDATYNSITLKEDGTPETTVVEPELAEDEESTEEPTPAPTEEPAEPAAGRNPAGSDLWLDSFTEQDQIITDMQLPEGTSILIARDGTEPAPDDIVVSWPLDNSTPLAGPLMATGGLMLAIGVVLYILGIRHQRRGRGPRRKGLGPMPPTEPIDVAIDRAPEREAIEPAPASDAEAGAPSDADSEATGATEQNGTTKRVAVTRRRLAIPALALVAALATGCSADSWPQFGAETATPSPTPTVIAPENQKPPAVTEAQAARILQNVSETVAQADTDLDIDLAATRLDGAALTARRTDYKLRGAIADRPVPAVIPTDKVEILLPQATDAWPRTVLMLSKSDADDSAAPVILTMTQQDPWSDYKVSYLADMQASVELPELAPPWAGTTLVPPDTTFLALAPTELAAAFSDVVDAGDKSASYDLFDDGTHELAAKIQTSRQSVVDNLAAKQSAETAKAAFGMDPATDQPVSMATLDSGAIVAVSVLDSETITPTSADAVIKFGEDPVAKALTGVDQSAKGVKTTYSMQLFFSVPTQVSGEQIRLLAVHQDVLNVEVIK, from the coding sequence GTGCGATTCGTATGGGCCGTCGTGGCCTTCGTCCTGGCCACGCTCCTGATCGGTGCGGGTATCGCTCAGCGCACCCTCTTCATGGGTCCGTCCAGCGAGGAGCTCGTCCTGGAGACCTCGCAGCCCGAGCCCTACACGCTGATCGATGGCGCGGTGCTGCGCACGCAGCCGGGGCTCCAGAGCCTCATCATCCGCGGCGACGGCGAGCTGTTCGCGGCCTACGGCCGCACGGCCGACATGGAGGCGTGGCTCTCGGACGCCACGTACAACTCGATCACGCTGAAAGAGGACGGCACGCCCGAGACCACGGTCGTCGAGCCGGAGCTCGCCGAGGACGAGGAATCGACTGAGGAGCCGACGCCGGCACCGACCGAGGAGCCGGCAGAACCCGCGGCCGGCCGGAACCCGGCAGGCTCGGACCTGTGGCTGGACTCGTTCACGGAGCAGGACCAGATCATCACCGACATGCAGCTGCCCGAGGGCACGAGCATCCTGATCGCACGCGACGGCACGGAGCCGGCACCCGACGACATCGTGGTGTCCTGGCCACTGGACAACTCCACGCCACTGGCCGGCCCGCTGATGGCCACCGGAGGTCTGATGCTCGCGATCGGGGTGGTGCTCTACATCCTCGGCATCCGCCACCAGCGCCGTGGCCGTGGGCCGCGCCGCAAGGGGCTCGGTCCGATGCCGCCGACCGAGCCGATCGACGTCGCGATCGACAGGGCGCCCGAGCGGGAGGCCATCGAACCGGCACCCGCCTCGGACGCCGAGGCCGGCGCCCCGTCCGATGCCGACTCCGAGGCGACCGGCGCCACGGAGCAGAACGGGACGACCAAGCGGGTCGCGGTGACGCGTCGACGTCTTGCGATCCCCGCACTGGCCCTCGTCGCCGCGCTCGCGACGGGTTGCTCCGCTGACTCCTGGCCGCAGTTCGGCGCGGAGACGGCGACGCCGTCGCCGACGCCGACCGTCATCGCCCCGGAGAACCAGAAGCCGCCCGCCGTGACCGAGGCCCAGGCCGCACGCATCCTGCAGAACGTGTCCGAGACGGTCGCGCAGGCGGACACCGATCTCGACATCGATCTCGCGGCGACGCGACTCGACGGTGCGGCGCTGACCGCCCGCCGCACGGACTACAAGCTGCGCGGCGCCATCGCGGATCGCCCGGTGCCGGCCGTCATCCCGACAGACAAGGTCGAGATCCTGCTGCCGCAGGCCACCGACGCGTGGCCGCGCACCGTGCTGATGCTCTCGAAGAGCGACGCCGACGACTCGGCGGCGCCGGTGATCCTCACCATGACGCAGCAGGACCCGTGGTCCGACTACAAGGTGTCCTACCTCGCCGACATGCAGGCATCCGTCGAGCTGCCCGAGCTCGCTCCGCCGTGGGCGGGGACGACGCTCGTTCCGCCGGACACGACGTTCCTCGCGCTGGCGCCGACCGAACTGGCCGCCGCGTTCTCGGACGTCGTCGACGCCGGTGACAAGAGCGCATCGTACGACCTGTTCGACGACGGCACCCACGAGTTGGCGGCGAAGATCCAGACCAGCCGTCAGTCCGTCGTCGACAATCTCGCCGCGAAGCAGTCCGCGGAGACGGCGAAGGCGGCGTTCGGCATGGACCCGGCCACGGACCAGCCGGTCTCGATGGCGACGCTCGACAGCGGTGCGATCGTCGCGGTCTCCGTGCTGGACAGCGAGACCATCACACCGACCTCGGCGGACGCCG
- a CDS encoding AI-2E family transporter — translation MKLHNPFRTALVATLGVGLGILLIGSVQTLSTVLLYLGTALFISLGLDPLISWLERQKLPRWLAVLVTIVAVLGVFTGIVLIVLPIIISQVTQLVEQITELVQSSNDIWADLRTWLGGIFPALDIDRVLTEAQDWLLANVGSITGGVINASLTVVNGLFGAFIVLILTIYLTASTPSLKRAVYQLVPASKRPRFIDLADQITDSVGYYVMGQVSLGVINGVLSAIYLSIIQAPFPAVLAVVAFFFSLIPLVGTLTGSTIIVLACLIPGLGSPATALAAGIYYLIYMQIEAYVISPRIMSRAVSVPGAVVVVAALAGGSLLGLLGALIAIPVAASILIIYRQVVIPRMNER, via the coding sequence ATGAAGCTGCACAATCCGTTCCGAACGGCTTTGGTCGCGACCCTCGGGGTGGGGCTCGGCATCCTTCTCATCGGAAGCGTGCAGACGCTGTCCACCGTGCTGCTCTACCTCGGGACCGCCCTGTTCATCAGCCTGGGCCTGGATCCGCTCATCTCGTGGCTCGAGCGTCAGAAGCTGCCCCGCTGGCTCGCCGTACTGGTCACCATCGTGGCCGTGCTGGGCGTGTTCACCGGCATCGTCCTCATCGTGCTGCCGATCATCATCTCCCAGGTGACCCAGCTGGTCGAGCAGATCACCGAGCTCGTGCAGAGCAGCAACGACATCTGGGCGGATCTTCGGACGTGGCTGGGCGGCATCTTCCCGGCTCTGGACATCGATCGCGTGCTCACCGAGGCCCAGGACTGGCTCCTCGCCAACGTCGGCAGCATCACCGGTGGCGTGATCAATGCGAGCCTCACGGTCGTCAACGGGCTCTTCGGCGCCTTCATCGTCCTGATCCTGACGATCTACCTCACGGCGTCGACGCCGTCGCTCAAGCGCGCCGTGTACCAGCTCGTGCCGGCATCCAAGCGACCGCGCTTCATCGATCTCGCCGACCAGATCACCGATTCCGTCGGCTACTACGTCATGGGGCAGGTGTCGCTCGGCGTCATCAACGGCGTGCTGAGTGCGATCTACCTCTCGATCATCCAGGCACCGTTCCCCGCCGTCCTCGCCGTCGTCGCCTTCTTCTTCTCGCTCATTCCCCTCGTGGGAACCCTCACCGGCTCGACCATCATCGTGCTCGCGTGCCTGATCCCGGGACTGGGTTCCCCCGCGACGGCTCTCGCCGCCGGCATCTACTACCTCATCTACATGCAGATCGAGGCGTACGTCATTTCCCCGCGCATCATGAGCCGCGCCGTCTCGGTACCCGGAGCGGTCGTCGTCGTCGCAGCCCTCGCCGGCGGCTCGCTGCTGGGCCTGCTCGGTGCGCTCATCGCGATCCCGGTGGCCGCGAGCATCCTGATCATCTACCGACAGGTGGTCATCCCCCGGATGAACGAACGGTGA
- a CDS encoding DivIVA domain-containing protein translates to MDDVTDTQTKPTSAGFTLTTGRTRGYHPAAVDTFLAAAKASFERDDDALSAEDVRLASFPMVKNGYAVAEVDAALGRIEDAFAARVRDRAVRADGATAWVEQARSEAQVILDHLARPKLHKFARVGWLSYGYRAEEVDHVARRIVRYLRDGDELSVEQLRSAAFRMQRGGYREEQVDALLDATIEVMLAVR, encoded by the coding sequence GTGGATGACGTGACAGATACTCAGACGAAGCCGACGTCGGCGGGGTTCACCCTGACGACCGGCCGAACCCGCGGATACCATCCGGCGGCCGTCGACACGTTCCTCGCCGCGGCCAAGGCGAGCTTCGAGCGCGATGACGATGCGCTGTCCGCGGAGGACGTCCGTCTGGCCTCCTTCCCGATGGTGAAGAACGGCTACGCGGTCGCCGAGGTGGATGCCGCACTCGGGCGCATCGAGGATGCCTTCGCCGCTCGTGTCCGCGACCGTGCGGTGCGCGCCGACGGCGCGACCGCGTGGGTCGAGCAGGCCAGGAGCGAGGCGCAGGTCATCCTGGATCACCTCGCCCGACCGAAGCTCCACAAGTTCGCTCGGGTCGGCTGGCTCTCATACGGCTATCGCGCCGAGGAGGTCGACCACGTCGCCCGCCGCATCGTCCGATACCTTCGCGACGGTGATGAGCTCTCGGTCGAGCAGCTGCGTTCGGCGGCGTTTCGGATGCAGCGAGGCGGCTACCGGGAGGAGCAGGTCGATGCCCTGCTCGACGCGACCATCGAGGTCATGCTCGCGGTTCGCTGA